TACGTTTGAATTTGTCGGACGATTTTAGGAATATGCCTCTACCGTTTGACAAAATTTACAACTATCCATTCGTATAATTGGGTACACAAAACTCAAATGGGTGGTGCTAGTCCATGTTCAATAAAAGCCAAGTAGTTTCTCCGAATGCTAATCCTTTTACTCAACAACTATCTAATCAAGTATCACAAACGCTGGGGAGCTTCGGTGATAAAGTTGCTGCTTTTCTAAAAAAATGGCATATTCTTTCACTTACTATGGGTTTTTTATTAGGAAGAGCTCTTATTCTTGATGAATTATCTCCTTTTGTTGTTCCTTACTTCATCGTGATGTACTTTCTCCGCAGGGATACGTTGCTAGTAAGTTCATTGGGCATGCTGGCAGGCTCATTAGCTCACTCAATACCTCTAGGCATGCAGACGTTGCTTAGTATCATACTTGCTGCTGTTGTTTGCCGTATTGCGGAGAAATGGAAACGAAAAGATTTTTCCTATACTCCATTTATGGTTGTAGGGACCGTATTTGCTAGCCATCTGTTAGGTAAGGTTATTCAGAGTCAGGTCAACACATACAGTGTAACTATGATTGCGGTTGAAGCCATTCTCAGCTTTGTCTTAACACTTATTTTTATTCAGTCTTTATCCATTATTCACATAAATAAACCATTTGAGCCATTAAAAACAGAAGAAATTATATGTCTGGTTATTCTATTAGCTTCTTTAATGACGGGAACAGTGGGTTGGGTCATACAAGGAATCTCCATGGAGCATATCCTGTCACGCTATTTTCTACTGCTATTCGCTTTTGTTGGAGGAGGGACGGTCGGGGCCGCAGTGGGGGTGGTTACCGGGCTCATTCTCAGTTTAGCTGACGTGAGTGCCTTACAACAAATTAGTTTACTCGCTTTTGCCGGATTATTAGCTGGACTCTTAAAAGAGGGAGGGAAAATAGGTGTAGTAGCTGGACTCTTAATTGGAACCTCAATTCTAGGCATCTATGGCGGTGCGCACAGTGGGTTGTATCTCTCTTTAGTAGAGACCTCGATCGCCTCTTTCCTATTTTTATTAACGCCGGCTTCTATTTGGAAAAGAGTAGCCAGCTTCATTCCGGGGACCTCAGAGCATACACAATCTCATCAGGAATACATGCGGCGAATACGTGACATGACAGCAGGTAAAATTCAACAGTTTTCCGATTTATTTACCGAGTTATCCCATTCATTTGCTCAAACAGCCGAAATCAAAAATGGGGTAGAAGAGGAGGAGGTAGACCTTTATTTGAGCAAAGTGGCGGAGAGGACATGTCAGCTTTGCTGGAAAAAGGAGCAGTGCTGGGAACGAGATACTCAAATGACCTACGATGCGATGAGTAGCATGCTGATTACGGTATTTGAGCATGGGACGATGGAAGGTGCAACTATACCAAAGGAGTGGGAAAAGAAATGCGTGAAAACAGAAAAAGTAATTCAAAATATGGAGCAAGAGTACCACCAGATGATTGAACATAATCAATTAAAAAAACAAATTCAGGATAGTCGTAAGCTGGTAGCTGATCAATTATCGGGGGTATCACGAGTCATGAGTGATTTTGCACGGGAAATCCAACGGGAAGGAGTTGCGCTAAGCCTGCAAGAGAAGCAGGTTTCAAAAGCGCTGGAGGGTTTAGGACTATCCGTAAGACGTGTAGATATTCATAGCTTAGAAGAAGGGAAGGTGGATATAGAAATCAGTCAGCCTAGTTGTTATGGGAGGGATGAATGCGCCAAGATTGTGGCTCCGATGCTTACCGAGGTTTTAGGAGAGAACATCATTGTGAAGGAGAGACACTGTGAAGCCTTTAAGGATCAGCATTGCAAAATGTGTCTGGCTTCAGCCAAAACCTATGAAATTGAAATTGGAGTGGCAGGAGCTGCTAAAGGCGGCAAATTACTGTCGGGAGATAGCTTTAAAACAATGGATTTAGGAAATGGAAAGGTGGCTGTGGCGATCAGTGATGGAATGGGAAATGGGGAACGCGCTTTTCTGGAAAGTCAATCAGCATTGGACATGCTGCAACAGCTCTTAAAATCGGGATTGGATGAAAAATTATCTATTAAAACAGTAAATTCCGTTTTGGCATTACGCTCATCTGATGAAATGTTTGCCACAGTGGATTTGGCAGTTATTGATTTACAAACGGCAATGACGCGGTTTATTAAAATTGGTTCCACCCCTTCATTTATTAAGCGAGGAAATGATGTGTTCATGGTATCGGCCAATAATTTGCCGGTTGGTATTTTAGAAGATATTGAAGTAGATATCGTAACAAGAAATCTAAAGGCAGGTGATCTATTAATCATGATGTCAGATGGGATTTTTGAGGCTCCCCGCCATATCGAAAATAGACCGATGTGGATGAAGCGATTAATCTCGCAACTTGAAACAGAAGACCCTCAAGAAATTTCTGACTTGCTGTTAGAAAAAGTGATTAGAGAGCATTGTGGTGAAATTGTAGATGACATGACGGTTCTAGTCGCTCGGATTGATCGATTTGTACCACAATGGTCGGCGATACAGGTCTCGGGAATGGAGAAGATGGAGCGGCCGCGTGTAGTAAGTTAAAGGTATGTTTTTTTCCTCCCTCGCCCATAATGGTAAAAAATGCTACCCAAGAAAGGGGAGGTATCTGTATGGCAAAGCCAGCGACGCTTCGTCAGATTTTGGTTGTGACAGATGGCTGCTCCAATGTAGGAATAAGCCCGATTGCTGCTGCAACCTTAGCCAGAGAACAAGGTATCACAGTAAATGTGATTGGAGTGGTAGATAAGCATGAAATGGGTGAGCAAGGGGAACAGGAAATCCGTGAAATGGCTCAAGCGGGGGGAGGACTAAGCGATATTGTTTATCCTGCCCAGCTAGCCCAAACTGTCCAAATGTTAACGCGAAAAGCGATGACTAGAACCATTCAACATGTGGTGAACAAAGAATTAAAGCATATTTTGGGCGGTGCTGAATTGGAAGGTCTTGCTCCTGAAAAGAGAATGCAGGTGGCAGGCATGGTAGATGAATTGGGCGAACAGAGTGCTTTGGAAGTGGTTATGATCGTTGATACATCTGCATCCATGAAAAATAAAATGTCAGCTGTACAGCAAGCTATCTATGATTTTAGCATTAGCCTACGTTCCCGCAGCGGGAGTAGCAGAATGGCCGTTTGTTCATTTCCTGGGAAAGAAAAGCACCTTGAAGTACGTATTCCCTGGACGGATCAAATCGAAAAGGCATACGAATTAACGGCTGGTTTAACGATGAGCGGAATTACTCCGACGGGTCCGGCCATTACGGAAGCAATTGCCTTGTTTGAACACGTGGAGCTCCCTAAACCTTTAGCGGATCGCTACCGTACGAAGAAAAAAGCGAATGAAGAAGATGACGGTTATTTGCAAGACCATGTATTCTAATTCCTTGTTACCCGATGCTCCCCATTATTTTACGGGAAAATGGCACCATCAAACATATTCAGTGGTAAAAGAACTAGGTAGAGGAGCCAATGGTGTTGTCTACCTAGTTCTTCATGAAGGTAAAAAGGTAGCGATTAAATTAGGTGCCGATTCTATTGATTTATTAATGGAAGCAAACGTCCTCAAAAGTTTACAATCTCATAACCAAAAAATTGGGCCAAACATATATGATGTAGATGATATGATTGTAAAAGGCAAGGTGTATGCCTATTATGCTATGGAATACATTGAAGGGGAACGATTGGATCATAGCTTGAAGAGAGTAGGCAAAGAGTGGCTTATTTTGTTGTGCACACAAATCCTGTCTCATTTACAAATCATTCATGAGCTTGGATATGTATTTGGTGATCTAAAGCCAGAGAATGTCATTGTTGTACAGGCTGGTAAGCAGGTATGTTTAATTGATTTTGGCGGGGTAACCAAGTCGGGTCATGCCGTACGTCAATTTACAGAAGAGTATGATCGGGCTACCTGGCAAGCGGGAGATCGAAAGGCTGATGCTACATATGATCTGTTTTCATTAGCCATCATGATGATTAAGCTTACTATTGAAAAAGAGAAATGGGCAACACTTCCGGTATCAGGGCGACATGTTCAAAAGCTTTATGATATAATACGGGACAACGAATTGTTAGCTCCTTACCGCCCCGTATTAGGTAAGGCATTGGATGGGAAATATCCAACAGCTCTTCACATGAAAGCTGAACTCTTGCAAGCGTTTCGACAAAAGTCAGAAACGAGGGGAGATGTACCCAACACCAAGAAGCCTGGGGAAGGAATAGGAAGCAAAATTATTGGGGGAATCTTTGTAGCCTCTATGCTTTTGCTTGCTGGCTCGTTGTATTATGTATGGATGTGAGGGATCATTCTACATGACGTCCAATAATTATGTGATGGAGACGTGCCTTTTAGCTGGGGAGATTATGATTCGTAATGGAGCGGAAACGTATCGTGTAGAAGAGACGATGACTCATATTGCACATGCTGCAGGTATGAAAAGCGTCCATAGCTCCGTGACGACGACCAGTATTACTTTTTCTTTTAAAGATAATAATGGTGTGGATCGTACCCGAATGATTCGAATGCGTGACCGAACGATCAATTTGAACAAAGTAACGTTGGTCAATCAGGTATCTCGTCACTTTGTGTCGGGAGAGATTACCTTGGATGAAGCGCATATTCAATTAGAAGAGATTCAGAGAATGCGCTTTCAATTTTCAGATCGAGTGTTAAATCTAGCGGCTGGTATAGGCAGCGGCTCTTTTGCTGTTTTGATTGGTGGGACTTTTCTTGATTTTTTCCCCAGTGCTATTGCAGGAGCAATCGTCTTTGCCAGCGCTAATTATTTGTATCGCTTTCTTAAAATACCCTTTTTTGCCGAATTATCAGCCTCTTTTTTAGGAGGAATGTTTACGTTAATTGCTTCATGGCTTTTTCCCAATCATCTGCATCTTGGTGTTATGATTATAGGAGCGATGATTCCTTTGTTTCCAGGTGTAGCTTTGACGAACTCTGTGCGTGATTTAATGGCAGGCGATTTGGTTGCCGGAATGGCGAGAGGAGTTGAGGCAGGCCTAACCGCTTTAGCCGTAGCTGTTGCGGCCGCAGCTGTCTTGTCATTATAGGAGGGATTAGGCACATGTTGCTGGGAATGCTGTTAAGTTTTATTATTACCATTGCCTATGCTATGTTGTTTAATGCACCAAAACGCACCATTCTTTTTGCAGGTTTAATTGGACTGATGGGTTGGAATATCTATAAAATACTGCCGATGTTTGGAGCTGAGCTTACGCTTTCTTCTTTTGCAGCGGGAACATTTATCTCGCTGAGCAGCCGAATCCTTTCTGTAAAGATGCGTGTTCCTTCTACTAACTTTAGTATTGCGGGAATTATTCCATTAGTTCCAGGTTCGACTGCTTATAAATCGATGTTAGCGTTCATTAATGCTGACTACTTGGAAGGAATTACGCTTGGGGTCAAGACGATGATGCTGGCTGGGGCTATTGCTTCAGGTTTAATTCTTGGTCTCTCCATCTTCTCTCTATGGAAAGGAATCGAGGCACGTTATGTACGAAAAGGTACAAAAGCGAATGGAGCAGGATAGGCTGCTTTTGCCACATGAATCGATTGTGGTAGGCGTTTCTGGCGGAGTAGATTCGACAGCGCTGTTGCATATCTTAAGCAAAATGAATGAACAATATCAGTACGGTTGGAAGTTGTACGCTGTTCACTTGAATCACGGGTTTCGTGGAGAAGAGTCTGACCAAGATGCCGCATACGTGGAGGACTTGTGTCATACATTAGGAGTTAAGTGCTACTCCTTCTATGAAAGCGTGCCTGAAATAATGAAGGAAACCGGTCAAGGACCGCAAGTGGCAAGTCGTGAATTACGCTATCAATACTACCGGCAAGTAGCAAAAGAAGTAGGGGCTACTAAAGTAGCGCTTGCCCATCATGCTGATGATCAGGTAGAGACTATTCTGTTTCGCATGATGAGAGGTACTAGTCTACATGGATTTACTGGCATGCCGCAACGCAGATGGCTTCATGCAGAGCAAATCGAGTTGGTTCGTCCGCTTCTGCATGTTTTTCGCGAGGAGCTAGAAGCTTACTGTGAGGCGAATAACCTGCAACCGAGACACGATAGCAGCAATGATTCGCGCAAATATAAACGCAACTTATTACGGCACGAGGTGACACCTCATTTACAACAAGTAAACCTAAGATACAGAGAACACGTGCTTCAGCTAGCAGAGATGGCCAGAGTGGATGACGACTACCTGCAAAAGCTGAGTCAAGAGGCGCTAAATAGGATAATTGTAAAGCAGGAATCTGACAAAATTATCCTAGATAGGAAGTGCTTAAAAACTTTTGACCTTGCTTTACAAAGGAGAATGATTCCTCTAATATTAAGTTATCTCACAACTGAAACGGAGTGGTCTCTGCAGCATGTGGAGGCCGTTTTGCGTATCATTTTCGAGGAAAATCCTTCTGCTGTACTACATCTACCCTCCCATATTTTTGTAGAGAGGGTCTATGAGCAGGTATGTTTTCGTAGGCAAAAAGCCACTGCTCATGATTTTTCCCAGCCGTATTCATACCCTATTACCATACCTGGTACGATATGGATAGAAGAGGCGGGAATGTTCATACATACAAAACGGTATGATTCATTAACTGATTTACCAGATCTGTTATCTTTATCTCCTTATAGTGCTGTATGTGACGCCGATGCCTTGGTAGGCGACTGCATCATTCGCAGTAGAATGCCGGGTGACCGTATTCAACTCGGTACGGCTGGGCATTGCTACAGTAAAAAATTGAAGGAGCTATTTATTGATGAAAAAGTACCAAAAAGCAGGCGTGATCGAATTCCTATCTTAGTAGTCGGGGACCGAATTATTTGGATACCTGGAGTAAAGCGATCGACGCATGCCATGATACATGAGAAATCCCGTGCATTTGTTATCATACAGGCGGATTTCAGAGAAGAGTAGCAGGAGGTTACATATGAATAATGATATAAAAGAAATTATGCTTTCGAAGGAAGAAATTGATCAGAAAGTCAAAGAACTGGGTAAAATCTTAGCAGATGAGTTTCGCGATAAAAATCCGTTGGTTATTTGTATCTTAAAAGGTGCCGTTGTTTTCATGGCTGATCTTTTGCGTGAGATGGATATTAAGTGCGAGATGGATTTTATGGCAGTATCTAGCTATGGCAACAGTACGGAGTCCTCTGGTGTTGTGCGTATTCTGAAAGATTTAGATACAACTGTTCAGAATCGTCATGTTCTAATTGTGGAAGACATCATGGACAGTGGTTTGACGTTAAGCCATTTGGTAGAGCTATTAAAGCAACGTCATGCTGCGTCCGTGAAAGTAGTAACGCTACTAAACAAACCGGAGCGTCGTAAGGTAGATATTTCTCCTGATTACAGTGGCTTTACTATTCCTGATGAGTTTGTGGTTGGTTACGGTCTGGATTATGCTGAGACCTATCGCAATCTTCCTTATATCGGTGTTCTAAAACCTGAAGTTTATTCGAAATAGACAAGAGCTAGCTAGGTTGTGAATGGGTTTTACTCTATGCTAAAATAATGGAAGTGTCTTTTTTCGTGAGAGGAGGTAAGCAATGAATCGTTTTTTTCGGAATACAGGTTTCTATTTACTGATTTTCCTTGTCACGGTAGGGATTGTGAATTTTGTCCTCTCCGGAACCGATAAGATGGCTCCAATTTCTTATCAGGAGCTACGTAATCACCTCAATCAAGACAACATTGCAGAGGCATCTCTTCGTGTTGAGGGAGGTACATATCGGGTAGAGGGTAAGCTCAAACCAACTCCAGCCGGTCAGGAATCATTCTATACCAATGCACCGATTTATGATGAACAACTAGTTAAACTGATCAATGATAAGATTGATGCTAAGAAGATTAATAAGGTGGAGTATAAACCAGCAGAGGGTAACAGCATCTGGCTAACATTCCTAACTTCTATCATTCCATTCGTGATCATCTTTATCTTGTTCTTCTTCCTGTTAAATCAGGCACAGGGCGGCGGAAGCCGAGTTATGAACTTCGGTAAGAGCAAGGCGAAGTTATATAACGACGAAAAGAAAAAAGTTACATTTGAAGATGTAGCTGGTGCTGATGAGGAAAAAGCAGAGCTTGTAGAGGTCGTAGAATTCTTAAAGGACCCACGCAAATTTGCTGCCGTAGGTGCCCGTATACCTAAAGGGGTACTTTTAGTAGGTCCTCCAGGTACAGGTAAAACATTGCTTGCACGTGCTGTTGCTGGTGAAGCAGGCGTGCCATTCTTTAGCATTTCAGGTTCTGACTTCGTAGAGATGTTTGTCGGGGTTGGGGCATCACGTGTACGTGATTTATTTGAAAATGCAAAGAAAAATGCTCCGTGTATCATATTCATTGATGAAATTGATGCCGTTGGTCGCCAACGTGGTGCTGGTCTTGGCGGTGGTCATGATGAACGTGAACAAACGCTAAACCAATTGCTCGTAGAGATGGACGGTTTCGGAGCAAATGAAGGAATTATCATGATTGCAGCAACCAACAGACCTGACATTCTTGACCCAGCTTTATTGCGTCCGGGACGTTTTGACCGTCAAGTTACGGTGGATCGCCCTGATGTACGTGGTCGTGAGGCAGTTCTGAAGGTGCATGCACGTAACAAACCATTAGGCGAGGACTTGAATCTGGATATCATTGCTCGCCGTACGCCGGGCTTCACAGGTGCTGATCTTGAGAACCTGTTGAATGAAGCTGCATTGCTTACAGCGCGTAAAAATAAGAAGCAAATCAACATGCTAGAAGTAGATGAAGCGATTGACCGCGTCATCGCTGGTCCTGCTAAGAAATCTCGTGTCGTAAGCGAAGACGAGCGTCGTCTAGTAGCTTATCACGAAGCAGGTCATACAATTGTTGGATACCATTTAAAACGTGCTGATATGGTACACAAAGTTACGATTATCCCACGTGGGCAAGCAGGCGGATATACCGTTATGCTGCCAAAAGAGGATCGCTTCTTTGCTACCAAAACAGATCTGGAAGATAAAATTGTGGGTCTGCTTGGTGGGCGTGTTGCGGAAGAATTGGTTCTAGGCGATATCTCTACTGGAGCGCATAATGACTTCCAACGTGCTACAGCAATTGCACGTAGCATGATTACCGAATATGGTATGAGTAATTTAGGACCAATGCAATTCGGTCAATCTCAAGGGCAAGTATTCTTGGGACGCGACATTGGACACGAGCGTAACTACTCTGAACAAATCGCTTACGAAATTGACCAAGAAATGCAACGGATCATTAATGAACAATATCAACGTTGTAAGGACTTGTTGATTCAATATGGAGATCAGTTAGAAGCGGTTGCACAAACCTTGCTTCGCGTGGAAACACTTGATGCTGAACAGATCAAACAGATCATTGAAAACGGCAAGCTGGATAAAGAACCTGGGGAGGATGTTGTAGTAAACATTCAATCCAAGCCTGAAGAGCCAGTTAATCAAGTAACCATTGATAAACTCAACCAAGAACCAAAACCAGAAGCTACAAAAACGGATGAAACAGTAGACCATCCTGATAACCAAGAACCGAAATAAGAGCGCCGGATGGTGCTCTTATTTTTTTCTCGATGATATTTTGTCAATGACAACAGTGGGGGGATCAGCATGAGTGTAGCAGATTGTAAAATCGTAGCGTTTGATATGGATGGAACCTTGTTAAATGGCGAAGCAAAAATTTCCCGAGAAACATGGAAGGCATGCGAAGAATTACAACAGCAAGGGGTAAAGCTTTTGCTATCTACAGGCAGACCGTTTGTATCAGCTCGTATTGCATCAGACTACTACCCTTTTGATGGTTATGTGTGCAGTAATGGGGCCGCTTTGTTTGCAGAGGATGGAACATTATTAAAATATGCTGAATTACCGAAAGAAGTTATTATTTCTCTTGTAGAAATAGGCAGACAAAAAGATCTTTATTATGAGGTTCATGACCAGAACAGCAATCGTTGGATGGTTGATGAAGACAAAGAACGTATTGGACAGATGCTCTTCTCAGAACCGTTCATTACAGAGGGGATTACCTTAGAGCACACAAAGCGTGAATATGCCAATCGTCAATTTTCCTATAATGAATTAGCGAAGTTTATGCCTAAAGATGAGCTTTTACATAACATTGCTTCAGGAGAGTTTGTGATTAGCAAAATGTTCTTTTGGCATAAGGATACGAGTGTGCTGGAATGGCTGCGTGAACAGACGGCAGAGTTTATTGGAAAAGTGAGTTTAACTAGCTCTGGACCGTTTAATATGGAAGTGATTCCACTTGGGTTAAGTAAATGGATCGGCTTACAAACCTTTATGCAGAAATGGAATGTACCTGCAACGGAAATTGCAGCATTCGGGGATGCAATGAATGACTTTGAAATCCTGTCTCATGTGGGGCACCCAGTTGTAATGGAAAATGCCGAGGATGAGGTTAAAAAGCTAGCGAGATATATGGCAAAGCACCACTGTGAAGATGGGGTGGCATGCTTTATTCGTGAATATATGCTCCGGAATCAGTAATCATTTTACAGTTGGCCCACCCCTTGCTAATTGACAAATAGCTGACGGAGACAGTACAATAGCGCCGAAATCGTCTACATCACCTGGCAGGGGGTAAGGGTATGGAAGCTTTAGCTCTACAGAAGAAGGAGCAACGCAATGCCGAATTAAGAGAACGATTGTTTCAGCTAAAAAAAGAACGTAATGCCATTATTTTAGCTCATTTTTACCAACGTCCAGAGATTCAGGAAGTAGCTGATTTTATTGGAGATTCCTTTGGACTAGCACAAAAGGCAAAAGAAACAGAAGCAGACGTGATTTTATTTTGTGGTGTGCATTTTATGGGTGAAAGTGCAAAAATTCTCAATCCCAACAAAACGGTGATCATTCCTGATGAACGAGCTGGTTGCCCAATGGCTGATATGGTTAACGTGGAAGGATTGCGTAAAGTCAAAGCTCAACACCCCAATGCAAAAGTGGTCGCTTACATCAACACCTCGGCTGATGTGAAGGCAGAAACACACATCTGCTGTACATCCTCCAATGCACAAAGGGTTATCGAGTCGGTAGATAGTGACGAGATTATATGGGTTCCTGATAAAAATTTGGGTCACTATGTGTCACAATTCACAAACAAAAAAATGATTATTTGGGAAGGGTACTGTAACACACACGACCAGTTATCTGTGCAGGATATCATGCTGATGAAGGCAGAGCACCCAGAGGCGCTTGTCGTAGTACATCCTGAATGCCGTCCAGAGATTGTTGCATTGGCAGACTATGTAGGCTCCACTACTGGAATACTGAAGTTCTGTAAGGAATCGAACCAAAAAGAATTTATCATTGGAACGGAAGACGGAACAAGATATATGCTGGAAAAAGAGAGTCCAACGAAACAGTTTTATTTTGCCTCTAAATATTTGGTCTGTCCCAATATGAAGGTAAATACATTGAAAAAGTGTGTAGAAGCGTTAGAGACCTTAAAACCGCAAATTTATGTTCCCGAGCATGTGGCAAATGCGGCGCGAGCTTCGTTGGAACGTATGCTGGAGGTAGCACCTGGCTGATCCTAAAGGTAAGATAAATCATAGATGCTGAAAAAAGAAAAGTCTGCGCTAAAGAAGCGTAGACTTTTTTTGTATGATTGGGAAATATTGTTCGATTTACCTTTGATAGTGAGAATAATCTTGTAGAAAGCATTCATTTAGGATCGTAAACGTTTGATTGCTTATGCAGTCGGCATAGGAGTAGGTGTCGGGTCTGCATAGCCTTTGCTAAAGTTTTCGTCAATATATGTACGGATGTCCAACTTAGTTTTACCTTCCTGCATCATTTTTGCAGAAGTAATAGCTATGTCCATACATGCTTTGCAACGAGTGCCGTGATCGTCCCATGTGACAGAGCCGTCTTCCTTCACTTCTTTAATAAAGCAGT
The nucleotide sequence above comes from Brevibacillus laterosporus LMG 15441. Encoded proteins:
- a CDS encoding Cof-type HAD-IIB family hydrolase, with amino-acid sequence MSVADCKIVAFDMDGTLLNGEAKISRETWKACEELQQQGVKLLLSTGRPFVSARIASDYYPFDGYVCSNGAALFAEDGTLLKYAELPKEVIISLVEIGRQKDLYYEVHDQNSNRWMVDEDKERIGQMLFSEPFITEGITLEHTKREYANRQFSYNELAKFMPKDELLHNIASGEFVISKMFFWHKDTSVLEWLREQTAEFIGKVSLTSSGPFNMEVIPLGLSKWIGLQTFMQKWNVPATEIAAFGDAMNDFEILSHVGHPVVMENAEDEVKKLARYMAKHHCEDGVACFIREYMLRNQ
- the nadA gene encoding quinolinate synthase NadA, encoding MEALALQKKEQRNAELRERLFQLKKERNAIILAHFYQRPEIQEVADFIGDSFGLAQKAKETEADVILFCGVHFMGESAKILNPNKTVIIPDERAGCPMADMVNVEGLRKVKAQHPNAKVVAYINTSADVKAETHICCTSSNAQRVIESVDSDEIIWVPDKNLGHYVSQFTNKKMIIWEGYCNTHDQLSVQDIMLMKAEHPEALVVVHPECRPEIVALADYVGSTTGILKFCKESNQKEFIIGTEDGTRYMLEKESPTKQFYFASKYLVCPNMKVNTLKKCVEALETLKPQIYVPEHVANAARASLERMLEVAPG